The proteins below come from a single Branchiostoma floridae strain S238N-H82 chromosome 5, Bfl_VNyyK, whole genome shotgun sequence genomic window:
- the LOC118415131 gene encoding endoplasmin-like isoform X3, which yields MSGKYWLFGVLCLVLATATVYADDDADATVEDDIGDHAEGSRTDDEAVKREEEAIKLDGLNVAQIKEMRDRAEKHEFQAEVSRMMKLIINSLYKNKEIFLRELISNSSDALDKIRFLSLTDKEVLSTNEELTIKIKADKENGVLHVTDTGIGMTKSELVNNLGTIARSGTSEFLNKLAEGTAEEQSALIGQFGVGFYSSFLVSDRVVVTSKNNDDIQHIWESDAGSFSVVEDPRGNTLGRGTTVSLHLKEEAQDFLEPHTIKELVRKYSQFINFPIYLWTSKTETVEEPIDDEEAEEEADEEKKEEEEDEDAKVEEDDEEEEKKPKTKSVEKTTWDWELMNENKPLWTRPPKEVTEEEYKEFYKSFSKDSDDPLAHTHFVAEGEVTFRSILFVPKTGPRDMFQEYGKKVDYIKLFVRRVFITDDFQDMMPKYLSFVKGMVDSDDLPLNVSRETLQQHKLLKVIKKKLVRKTLDMIKKIDNEEYLEKFWKEYSTSIKLGVIEDHSNRTRLAKLLRFQSSHSEGEVTSLADYVERMKEKQEAIFFMAGTSRKEAESSPFVERLLKKGYEVLYLVEPVDEYCIQSLPEFDGKKFQNVAKDGLKINESEKVKEQREEMEKEYETLLTWLKDSALKDQIEKARLSERLTESPCALVASSYGWSGNMERIMKAQAYARSKDSSQDFYGSQKKTLELNPHHPLVQELKNRVATDQEDQTTKELAQVLYDTAVLRSGFMLQDSADFANRIERMLRLSMNVDLNAKAEGWEEDEEEEEEGDEEEGEDVDAEEEEDAEEGDAEEATEEETGGDEDVIEGEEAATEEVKDEL from the exons ATGTCGGGAAAATATTGGCTCTTCGGAGTGCTGTGCTTGGTTCTGGCTACAG CTACAGTGTATGCTGATGATGATGCCGATGCCACAGTTGAAGATGACATTGGCGACCACGCAGAGGGGTCCAGGACTGACGACGAAGCCGTTAAGAG GGAAGAAGAGGCCATCAAGTTGGACGGACTAAACGTGGCGCAAATTAAAGAAATGAGAGATCGGGCAGAAAAACACGAGTTTCAGGCAGAAGTCAGCCGTATGATGAAACTCATCATCAACTCCCTCTACAAGAACAAGGAG ATCTTCCTTCGTGAGTTGATCTCCAACTCCTCCGATGCTCTGGACAAGATTCGCTTCCTCTCACTTACcgacaaggaggttttatcaacaAATGAAGAACTGACCATCAAAATCAAG GCAGACAAAGAGAACGGCGTCCTGCACGTTACGGACACTGGAATCGGCATGACCAAGAGTGAGCTGGTGAACAACCTGGGCACTATCGCCCGGTCTGGCACCAGTGAGTTCCTCAACAAACTGGCAGAGGGCACGGCCGAGGAACAGAGCGCTCTGATTGGCCAGTTTGGTGTGGGCTTCTACTCCTCCTTCCTGG TGTCTGACCGTGTTGTGGTGACCAGTAAGAACAACGATGACATCCAGCACATCTGGGAGTCTGATGCCGGCTCCTTCAGTGTGGTGGAGGATCCACGAGGAAACACCCTGGGCAGGGGAACCACTGTCAG CTTGCACTTGAAGGAAGAAGCTCAGGACTTCCTGGAGCCCCACACCATCAAGGAGCTGGTGCGGAAGTACTCCCAGTTCATCAACTTCCCCATCTACCTATGGACTAGCAAG ACAGAGACAGTGGAGGAGCCCATCGATGATGAAGAGGCTGAGGAAGAGGCAGATGAGgagaagaaggaagaagaggaggatgAGGATGCTAAG GTTGAAGAGGATGATGAGGAGGAAGAGAAGAAGCCCAAGACCAAGTCTGTGGAGAAGACCACCTGGGACTGGGAGCTGATGAACGAGAACAAGCCCCTCTGGACCAGGCC GCCTAAGGAGGTTACAGAGGAGGAATACAAGGAGTTCTACAAGTCCTTCTCCAAGGACTCGGATGACCCGCTGGCCCACACCCACTTTGTGGCAGAGGGAGAGGTCACCTTCAGGTCCATCCTGTTTGTACCCAAGACTGGTCCCCGTGACATGTTCCAG GAGTACGGTAAGAAGGTTGACTACATCAAGCTGTTTGTGCGACGTGTGTTCATCACTGACGACTTCCAAGACATGATGCCCAAGTACCTGTCCTTCGTCAAGGGCATGGTGGACTCAGACGACCTCCCGCTCAACGTGTCTCGTGAGACGCTACAGCAGCACAAGCTGCTCAAGGTCATCAAGAAGAAGCTGGTCAGGAAG ACTCTGGACATGATCAAGAAAATCGATAACGAAGAGTACCTGGAAAAGTTCTGGAAAGAATACAGCACCAG CATCAAGCTGGGAGTGATCGAGGACCACTCCAACCGTACCCGTCTGGCCAAGCTGCTGCGGTTCCAGTCCTCCCACTCTGAGGGGGAGGTCACCTCGCTGGCAGACTATGTGGAGAGGATGAAGGAGAAGCAGGAGGCCATCTTCTTCATGGCAGGAACCAGCAGGAAGGAG GCCGAGAGCTCTCCGTTCGTGGAGCGTCTCCTGAAGAAGGGTTACGAGGTCCTGTACCTGGTGGAGCCTGTTGATGAGTACTGCATCCAGTCCCTGCCCGAGTTCGACGGCAAGAAGTTCCAGAACGTCGCCAAGGACGGGCTGAAGATCAACGAGTCCGAAAAG GTGAAGGAGCAGCGTGAGGAGATGGAAAAGGAGTATGAGACTCTCCTGACGTGGCTGAAGGACAGTGCACTGAAGGATCAGATTGAGAAGGCCAGGCTGTCCGAGAGGCTCACCGAGTCCCCCTGTGCCCTGGTGGCAAGCTCTTACGGCTG GTCAGGAAACATGGAGAGAATCATGAAGGCCCAGGCTTATGCAAGGTCAAAGGACAGCAGTCAAGA TTTCTACGGTTCACAGAAGAAAACCCTGGAGCTTAACCCCCACCATCCACTGGTACAAGAGCTGAAAAATAGAGTGGCT ACTGACCAGGAGGACCAGACAACAAAAGAGCTAGCCCAGGTCCTGTATGACACGGCCGTGCTGCGCTCTGGCTTCATGCTGCAGGACTCTGCTGACTTCGCCAACAGAATCGAGCGCATGCTCAGACTCAGTATGAACGTCGACCTCAATGCAAAG GCTGAGGGATGggaggaagatgaagaagaggaagaggagggtGATGAGGAGGAAGGAGAGGATGTAGAtgctgaggaggaggaggatgcaGAGGAGGGAGATGCTGAAGAGGCTACTGAGGAAGAGACTGGGGGAGATGAGGATGTTATTGAG GGAGAAGAAGCTGCTACAGAAGAAGTAAAGGATGAGCTCTGA
- the LOC118415132 gene encoding mitochondrial substrate carrier family protein ucpB-like: MGVEEKTLKEHIARYVLSGTSCVCAAIVTNPIDVIKVRMQLDNELREGRKVVSVLRERYYQGFVRGSFTIARDEGIRGLYKGVFPSILREASYSTIRLGSYEPMKELLGATDPAHTPLWKKIIAGATSGAIGSSIATPTDLVKVRLQAERRLPSGVQPRYRSTFHAFSEIWHTEGLRGLYRGIGPTVQRAAILTASQIPSYDHTKHAILNAGLMSEGFPLFCVSAMVAGFITAFVTSPVDVIKTRIMNQASKHLPRDQWLYRSSLDCLLKTLRSEGLFGLYKGFIPNWMRIGPHTIVTFLIFEELRRLIGMKAL; the protein is encoded by the exons ATGGGTGTTGAAGAGAAGACATTAAAGGAGCACATCGCCAGATATGTGTTGTCAGGGACGTCATGTGTCTGTGCTGCTATAG TGACTAACCCCATAGACGTGATCAAGGTGCGGATGCAGCTGGATAATGAGCTACGGGAAGGCAGGAAGGTCGTCTCTGTGCTACGCGAGCGCTACTACCAGGGGTTCGTCCGGGGGAGCTTCACTATTGCCAGGGATGAGGGCATCAGGGGACTGTACAAAGG TGTGTTCCCGTCCATCCTGCGCGAGGCCTCGTACAGCACCATCAGACTGGGGTCGTATGAACCCATGAAGGAGCTGCTGGGGGCCACCGACCCGGCACACACCCCGCTCTGGAAGAAAATCATTGCAGGAGCAACCTCAG GAGCCATAGGCAGCTCAATCGCTACACCAACAGACCTGGTCAAGGTCCGGCTGCAGGCTGAGAGAAGACTGCCCTCTGGTGTCCAGCCGCGGTACCGCAGCACCTTCCACGCCTTCAGTGAGATCTGGCACACAGAGGGCCTGCGGGGACTGTATCGGGGGATCGGGCCAACCGTGCAGAGGGCAGCCATTCTTACAGCCTCACAG ATACCATCGTACGACCACACGAAACATGCCATCTTGAACGCTGGTCTGATGTCGGAAGGTTTTCCGCTGTTCTGCGTGTCGGCCATGGTGGCAGGATTCATCACTGCCTTCGTCACCTCACCCGTGGACGTCATCAAGACCAGGATCATGAACCAAGCTTCTAAAC ACCTACCTCGTGACCAGTGGCTGTACCGTAGCTCACTGGACTGCCTGCTGAAGACACTGCGTAGTGAGGGTCTGTTCGGACTATACAAGGGGTTCATCCCCAACTGGATGCGGATCGGTCCCCACACTATCGTCACATTCCTGATCTTTGAGGAACTGCGAAGACTTATTGGAATGAAAGCCTTGTGA
- the LOC118415131 gene encoding endoplasmin-like isoform X2 produces the protein MSGKYWLFGVLCLVLATATVYADDDADATVEDDIGDHAEGSRTDDEAVKREEEAIKLDGLNVAQIKEMRDRAEKHEFQAEVSRMMKLIINSLYKNKEIFLRELISNSSDALDKIRFLSLTDKEVLSTNEELTIKIKADKENGVLHVTDTGIGMTKSELVNNLGTIARSGTSEFLNKLAEGTAEEQSALIGQFGVGFYSSFLVSDRVVVTSKNNDDIQHIWESDAGSFSVVEDPRGNTLGRGTTVSLHLKEEAQDFLEPHTIKELVRKYSQFINFPIYLWTSKTETVEEPIDDEEAEEEADEEKKEEEEDEDAKDEDEIEDEDEDGKVEEDDEEEEKKPKTKSVEKTTWDWELMNENKPLWTRPPKEVTEEEYKEFYKSFSKDSDDPLAHTHFVAEGEVTFRSILFVPKTGPRDMFQEYGKKVDYIKLFVRRVFITDDFQDMMPKYLSFVKGMVDSDDLPLNVSRETLQQHKLLKVIKKKLVRKTLDMIKKIADEDYLEGFWKEYSTNIKLGVIEDHSNRTRLAKLLRFQSSHSEGEVTSLADYVERMKEKQEAIFFMAGTSRKEAESSPFVERLLKKGYEVLYLVEPVDEYCIQSLPEFDGKKFQNVAKDGLKINESEKVKEQREEMEKEYETLLTWLKDSALKDQIEKARLSERLTESPCALVASSYGWSGNMERIMKAQAYARSKDSSQDFYGSQKKTLELNPHHPLVQELKNRVATDQEDQTTKELAQVLYDTAVLRSGFMLQDSADFANRIERMLRLSMNVDLNAKAEGWEEDEEEEEEGDEEEGEDVDAEEEEDAEEGDAEEATEEETGGDEDVIEGEEAATEEVKDEL, from the exons ATGTCGGGAAAATATTGGCTCTTCGGAGTGCTGTGCTTGGTTCTGGCTACAG CTACAGTGTATGCTGATGATGATGCCGATGCCACAGTTGAAGATGACATTGGCGACCACGCAGAGGGGTCCAGGACTGACGACGAAGCCGTTAAGAG GGAAGAAGAGGCCATCAAGTTGGACGGACTAAACGTGGCGCAAATTAAAGAAATGAGAGATCGGGCAGAAAAACACGAGTTTCAGGCAGAAGTCAGCCGTATGATGAAACTCATCATCAACTCCCTCTACAAGAACAAGGAG ATCTTCCTTCGTGAGTTGATCTCCAACTCCTCCGATGCTCTGGACAAGATTCGCTTCCTCTCACTTACcgacaaggaggttttatcaacaAATGAAGAACTGACCATCAAAATCAAG GCAGACAAAGAGAACGGCGTCCTGCACGTTACGGACACTGGAATCGGCATGACCAAGAGTGAGCTGGTGAACAACCTGGGCACTATCGCCCGGTCTGGCACCAGTGAGTTCCTCAACAAACTGGCAGAGGGCACGGCCGAGGAACAGAGCGCTCTGATTGGCCAGTTTGGTGTGGGCTTCTACTCCTCCTTCCTGG TGTCTGACCGTGTTGTGGTGACCAGTAAGAACAACGATGACATCCAGCACATCTGGGAGTCTGATGCCGGCTCCTTCAGTGTGGTGGAGGATCCACGAGGAAACACCCTGGGCAGGGGAACCACTGTCAG CTTGCACTTGAAGGAAGAAGCTCAGGACTTCCTGGAGCCCCACACCATCAAGGAGCTGGTGCGGAAGTACTCCCAGTTCATCAACTTCCCCATCTACCTATGGACTAGCAAG ACAGAGACAGTGGAGGAGCCCATCGATGATGAAGAGGCTGAGGAAGAGGCAGATGAGgagaagaaggaagaagaggaggatgAGGATGCTAAG GATGAGGATGAAATagaggatgaagatgaggatgGAAAG GTTGAAGAGGATGATGAGGAGGAAGAGAAGAAGCCCAAGACCAAGTCTGTGGAGAAGACCACCTGGGACTGGGAGCTGATGAACGAGAACAAGCCCCTCTGGACCAGGCC GCCTAAGGAGGTTACAGAGGAGGAATACAAGGAGTTCTACAAGTCCTTCTCCAAGGACTCGGATGACCCGCTGGCCCACACCCACTTTGTGGCAGAGGGAGAGGTCACCTTCAGGTCCATCCTGTTTGTACCCAAGACTGGTCCCCGTGACATGTTCCAG GAGTACGGTAAGAAGGTTGACTACATCAAGCTGTTTGTGCGACGTGTGTTCATCACTGACGACTTCCAAGACATGATGCCCAAGTACCTGTCCTTCGTCAAGGGCATGGTGGACTCAGACGACCTCCCGCTCAACGTGTCTCGTGAGACGCTACAGCAGCACAAGCTGCTCAAGGTCATCAAGAAGAAGCTGGTCAGGAAG ACCCTTGACATGATCAAGAAGATCGCTGACGAAGACTATCTGGAAGGATTCTGGAAAGAGTACAGCACCAA CATCAAGCTGGGAGTGATCGAGGACCACTCCAACCGTACCCGTCTGGCCAAGCTGCTGCGGTTCCAGTCCTCCCACTCTGAGGGGGAGGTCACCTCGCTGGCAGACTATGTGGAGAGGATGAAGGAGAAGCAGGAGGCCATCTTCTTCATGGCAGGAACCAGCAGGAAGGAG GCCGAGAGCTCTCCGTTCGTGGAGCGTCTCCTGAAGAAGGGTTACGAGGTCCTGTACCTGGTGGAGCCTGTTGATGAGTACTGCATCCAGTCCCTGCCCGAGTTCGACGGCAAGAAGTTCCAGAACGTCGCCAAGGACGGGCTGAAGATCAACGAGTCCGAAAAG GTGAAGGAGCAGCGTGAGGAGATGGAAAAGGAGTATGAGACTCTCCTGACGTGGCTGAAGGACAGTGCACTGAAGGATCAGATTGAGAAGGCCAGGCTGTCCGAGAGGCTCACCGAGTCCCCCTGTGCCCTGGTGGCAAGCTCTTACGGCTG GTCAGGAAACATGGAGAGAATCATGAAGGCCCAGGCTTATGCAAGGTCAAAGGACAGCAGTCAAGA TTTCTACGGTTCACAGAAGAAAACCCTGGAGCTTAACCCCCACCATCCACTGGTACAAGAGCTGAAAAATAGAGTGGCT ACTGACCAGGAGGACCAGACAACAAAAGAGCTAGCCCAGGTCCTGTATGACACGGCCGTGCTGCGCTCTGGCTTCATGCTGCAGGACTCTGCTGACTTCGCCAACAGAATCGAGCGCATGCTCAGACTCAGTATGAACGTCGACCTCAATGCAAAG GCTGAGGGATGggaggaagatgaagaagaggaagaggagggtGATGAGGAGGAAGGAGAGGATGTAGAtgctgaggaggaggaggatgcaGAGGAGGGAGATGCTGAAGAGGCTACTGAGGAAGAGACTGGGGGAGATGAGGATGTTATTGAG GGAGAAGAAGCTGCTACAGAAGAAGTAAAGGATGAGCTCTGA
- the LOC118415131 gene encoding endoplasmin-like isoform X1 yields the protein MSGKYWLFGVLCLVLATATVYADDDADATVEDDIGDHAEGSRTDDEAVKREEEAIKLDGLNVAQIKEMRDRAEKHEFQAEVSRMMKLIINSLYKNKEIFLRELISNSSDALDKIRFLSLTDKEVLSTNEELTIKIKADKENGVLHVTDTGIGMTKSELVNNLGTIARSGTSEFLNKLAEGTAEEQSALIGQFGVGFYSSFLVSDRVVVTSKNNDDIQHIWESDAGSFSVVEDPRGNTLGRGTTVSLHLKEEAQDFLEPHTIKELVRKYSQFINFPIYLWTSKTETVEEPIDDEEAEEEADEEKKEEEEDEDAKDEDEIEDEDEDGKVEEDDEEEEKKPKTKSVEKTTWDWELMNENKPLWTRPPKEVTEEEYKEFYKSFSKDSDDPLAHTHFVAEGEVTFRSILFVPKTGPRDMFQEYGKKVDYIKLFVRRVFITDDFQDMMPKYLSFVKGMVDSDDLPLNVSRETLQQHKLLKVIKKKLVRKTLDMIKKIDNEEYLEKFWKEYSTSIKLGVIEDHSNRTRLAKLLRFQSSHSEGEVTSLADYVERMKEKQEAIFFMAGTSRKEAESSPFVERLLKKGYEVLYLVEPVDEYCIQSLPEFDGKKFQNVAKDGLKINESEKVKEQREEMEKEYETLLTWLKDSALKDQIEKARLSERLTESPCALVASSYGWSGNMERIMKAQAYARSKDSSQDFYGSQKKTLELNPHHPLVQELKNRVATDQEDQTTKELAQVLYDTAVLRSGFMLQDSADFANRIERMLRLSMNVDLNAKAEGWEEDEEEEEEGDEEEGEDVDAEEEEDAEEGDAEEATEEETGGDEDVIEGEEAATEEVKDEL from the exons ATGTCGGGAAAATATTGGCTCTTCGGAGTGCTGTGCTTGGTTCTGGCTACAG CTACAGTGTATGCTGATGATGATGCCGATGCCACAGTTGAAGATGACATTGGCGACCACGCAGAGGGGTCCAGGACTGACGACGAAGCCGTTAAGAG GGAAGAAGAGGCCATCAAGTTGGACGGACTAAACGTGGCGCAAATTAAAGAAATGAGAGATCGGGCAGAAAAACACGAGTTTCAGGCAGAAGTCAGCCGTATGATGAAACTCATCATCAACTCCCTCTACAAGAACAAGGAG ATCTTCCTTCGTGAGTTGATCTCCAACTCCTCCGATGCTCTGGACAAGATTCGCTTCCTCTCACTTACcgacaaggaggttttatcaacaAATGAAGAACTGACCATCAAAATCAAG GCAGACAAAGAGAACGGCGTCCTGCACGTTACGGACACTGGAATCGGCATGACCAAGAGTGAGCTGGTGAACAACCTGGGCACTATCGCCCGGTCTGGCACCAGTGAGTTCCTCAACAAACTGGCAGAGGGCACGGCCGAGGAACAGAGCGCTCTGATTGGCCAGTTTGGTGTGGGCTTCTACTCCTCCTTCCTGG TGTCTGACCGTGTTGTGGTGACCAGTAAGAACAACGATGACATCCAGCACATCTGGGAGTCTGATGCCGGCTCCTTCAGTGTGGTGGAGGATCCACGAGGAAACACCCTGGGCAGGGGAACCACTGTCAG CTTGCACTTGAAGGAAGAAGCTCAGGACTTCCTGGAGCCCCACACCATCAAGGAGCTGGTGCGGAAGTACTCCCAGTTCATCAACTTCCCCATCTACCTATGGACTAGCAAG ACAGAGACAGTGGAGGAGCCCATCGATGATGAAGAGGCTGAGGAAGAGGCAGATGAGgagaagaaggaagaagaggaggatgAGGATGCTAAG GATGAGGATGAAATagaggatgaagatgaggatgGAAAG GTTGAAGAGGATGATGAGGAGGAAGAGAAGAAGCCCAAGACCAAGTCTGTGGAGAAGACCACCTGGGACTGGGAGCTGATGAACGAGAACAAGCCCCTCTGGACCAGGCC GCCTAAGGAGGTTACAGAGGAGGAATACAAGGAGTTCTACAAGTCCTTCTCCAAGGACTCGGATGACCCGCTGGCCCACACCCACTTTGTGGCAGAGGGAGAGGTCACCTTCAGGTCCATCCTGTTTGTACCCAAGACTGGTCCCCGTGACATGTTCCAG GAGTACGGTAAGAAGGTTGACTACATCAAGCTGTTTGTGCGACGTGTGTTCATCACTGACGACTTCCAAGACATGATGCCCAAGTACCTGTCCTTCGTCAAGGGCATGGTGGACTCAGACGACCTCCCGCTCAACGTGTCTCGTGAGACGCTACAGCAGCACAAGCTGCTCAAGGTCATCAAGAAGAAGCTGGTCAGGAAG ACTCTGGACATGATCAAGAAAATCGATAACGAAGAGTACCTGGAAAAGTTCTGGAAAGAATACAGCACCAG CATCAAGCTGGGAGTGATCGAGGACCACTCCAACCGTACCCGTCTGGCCAAGCTGCTGCGGTTCCAGTCCTCCCACTCTGAGGGGGAGGTCACCTCGCTGGCAGACTATGTGGAGAGGATGAAGGAGAAGCAGGAGGCCATCTTCTTCATGGCAGGAACCAGCAGGAAGGAG GCCGAGAGCTCTCCGTTCGTGGAGCGTCTCCTGAAGAAGGGTTACGAGGTCCTGTACCTGGTGGAGCCTGTTGATGAGTACTGCATCCAGTCCCTGCCCGAGTTCGACGGCAAGAAGTTCCAGAACGTCGCCAAGGACGGGCTGAAGATCAACGAGTCCGAAAAG GTGAAGGAGCAGCGTGAGGAGATGGAAAAGGAGTATGAGACTCTCCTGACGTGGCTGAAGGACAGTGCACTGAAGGATCAGATTGAGAAGGCCAGGCTGTCCGAGAGGCTCACCGAGTCCCCCTGTGCCCTGGTGGCAAGCTCTTACGGCTG GTCAGGAAACATGGAGAGAATCATGAAGGCCCAGGCTTATGCAAGGTCAAAGGACAGCAGTCAAGA TTTCTACGGTTCACAGAAGAAAACCCTGGAGCTTAACCCCCACCATCCACTGGTACAAGAGCTGAAAAATAGAGTGGCT ACTGACCAGGAGGACCAGACAACAAAAGAGCTAGCCCAGGTCCTGTATGACACGGCCGTGCTGCGCTCTGGCTTCATGCTGCAGGACTCTGCTGACTTCGCCAACAGAATCGAGCGCATGCTCAGACTCAGTATGAACGTCGACCTCAATGCAAAG GCTGAGGGATGggaggaagatgaagaagaggaagaggagggtGATGAGGAGGAAGGAGAGGATGTAGAtgctgaggaggaggaggatgcaGAGGAGGGAGATGCTGAAGAGGCTACTGAGGAAGAGACTGGGGGAGATGAGGATGTTATTGAG GGAGAAGAAGCTGCTACAGAAGAAGTAAAGGATGAGCTCTGA
- the LOC118415131 gene encoding endoplasmin-like isoform X4, translated as MSGKYWLFGVLCLVLATATVYADDDADATVEDDIGDHAEGSRTDDEAVKREEEAIKLDGLNVAQIKEMRDRAEKHEFQAEVSRMMKLIINSLYKNKEIFLRELISNSSDALDKIRFLSLTDKEVLSTNEELTIKIKADKENGVLHVTDTGIGMTKSELVNNLGTIARSGTSEFLNKLAEGTAEEQSALIGQFGVGFYSSFLVSDRVVVTSKNNDDIQHIWESDAGSFSVVEDPRGNTLGRGTTVSLHLKEEAQDFLEPHTIKELVRKYSQFINFPIYLWTSKTETVEEPIDDEEAEEEADEEKKEEEEDEDAKVEEDDEEEEKKPKTKSVEKTTWDWELMNENKPLWTRPPKEVTEEEYKEFYKSFSKDSDDPLAHTHFVAEGEVTFRSILFVPKTGPRDMFQEYGKKVDYIKLFVRRVFITDDFQDMMPKYLSFVKGMVDSDDLPLNVSRETLQQHKLLKVIKKKLVRKTLDMIKKIADEDYLEGFWKEYSTNIKLGVIEDHSNRTRLAKLLRFQSSHSEGEVTSLADYVERMKEKQEAIFFMAGTSRKEAESSPFVERLLKKGYEVLYLVEPVDEYCIQSLPEFDGKKFQNVAKDGLKINESEKVKEQREEMEKEYETLLTWLKDSALKDQIEKARLSERLTESPCALVASSYGWSGNMERIMKAQAYARSKDSSQDFYGSQKKTLELNPHHPLVQELKNRVATDQEDQTTKELAQVLYDTAVLRSGFMLQDSADFANRIERMLRLSMNVDLNAKAEGWEEDEEEEEEGDEEEGEDVDAEEEEDAEEGDAEEATEEETGGDEDVIEGEEAATEEVKDEL; from the exons ATGTCGGGAAAATATTGGCTCTTCGGAGTGCTGTGCTTGGTTCTGGCTACAG CTACAGTGTATGCTGATGATGATGCCGATGCCACAGTTGAAGATGACATTGGCGACCACGCAGAGGGGTCCAGGACTGACGACGAAGCCGTTAAGAG GGAAGAAGAGGCCATCAAGTTGGACGGACTAAACGTGGCGCAAATTAAAGAAATGAGAGATCGGGCAGAAAAACACGAGTTTCAGGCAGAAGTCAGCCGTATGATGAAACTCATCATCAACTCCCTCTACAAGAACAAGGAG ATCTTCCTTCGTGAGTTGATCTCCAACTCCTCCGATGCTCTGGACAAGATTCGCTTCCTCTCACTTACcgacaaggaggttttatcaacaAATGAAGAACTGACCATCAAAATCAAG GCAGACAAAGAGAACGGCGTCCTGCACGTTACGGACACTGGAATCGGCATGACCAAGAGTGAGCTGGTGAACAACCTGGGCACTATCGCCCGGTCTGGCACCAGTGAGTTCCTCAACAAACTGGCAGAGGGCACGGCCGAGGAACAGAGCGCTCTGATTGGCCAGTTTGGTGTGGGCTTCTACTCCTCCTTCCTGG TGTCTGACCGTGTTGTGGTGACCAGTAAGAACAACGATGACATCCAGCACATCTGGGAGTCTGATGCCGGCTCCTTCAGTGTGGTGGAGGATCCACGAGGAAACACCCTGGGCAGGGGAACCACTGTCAG CTTGCACTTGAAGGAAGAAGCTCAGGACTTCCTGGAGCCCCACACCATCAAGGAGCTGGTGCGGAAGTACTCCCAGTTCATCAACTTCCCCATCTACCTATGGACTAGCAAG ACAGAGACAGTGGAGGAGCCCATCGATGATGAAGAGGCTGAGGAAGAGGCAGATGAGgagaagaaggaagaagaggaggatgAGGATGCTAAG GTTGAAGAGGATGATGAGGAGGAAGAGAAGAAGCCCAAGACCAAGTCTGTGGAGAAGACCACCTGGGACTGGGAGCTGATGAACGAGAACAAGCCCCTCTGGACCAGGCC GCCTAAGGAGGTTACAGAGGAGGAATACAAGGAGTTCTACAAGTCCTTCTCCAAGGACTCGGATGACCCGCTGGCCCACACCCACTTTGTGGCAGAGGGAGAGGTCACCTTCAGGTCCATCCTGTTTGTACCCAAGACTGGTCCCCGTGACATGTTCCAG GAGTACGGTAAGAAGGTTGACTACATCAAGCTGTTTGTGCGACGTGTGTTCATCACTGACGACTTCCAAGACATGATGCCCAAGTACCTGTCCTTCGTCAAGGGCATGGTGGACTCAGACGACCTCCCGCTCAACGTGTCTCGTGAGACGCTACAGCAGCACAAGCTGCTCAAGGTCATCAAGAAGAAGCTGGTCAGGAAG ACCCTTGACATGATCAAGAAGATCGCTGACGAAGACTATCTGGAAGGATTCTGGAAAGAGTACAGCACCAA CATCAAGCTGGGAGTGATCGAGGACCACTCCAACCGTACCCGTCTGGCCAAGCTGCTGCGGTTCCAGTCCTCCCACTCTGAGGGGGAGGTCACCTCGCTGGCAGACTATGTGGAGAGGATGAAGGAGAAGCAGGAGGCCATCTTCTTCATGGCAGGAACCAGCAGGAAGGAG GCCGAGAGCTCTCCGTTCGTGGAGCGTCTCCTGAAGAAGGGTTACGAGGTCCTGTACCTGGTGGAGCCTGTTGATGAGTACTGCATCCAGTCCCTGCCCGAGTTCGACGGCAAGAAGTTCCAGAACGTCGCCAAGGACGGGCTGAAGATCAACGAGTCCGAAAAG GTGAAGGAGCAGCGTGAGGAGATGGAAAAGGAGTATGAGACTCTCCTGACGTGGCTGAAGGACAGTGCACTGAAGGATCAGATTGAGAAGGCCAGGCTGTCCGAGAGGCTCACCGAGTCCCCCTGTGCCCTGGTGGCAAGCTCTTACGGCTG GTCAGGAAACATGGAGAGAATCATGAAGGCCCAGGCTTATGCAAGGTCAAAGGACAGCAGTCAAGA TTTCTACGGTTCACAGAAGAAAACCCTGGAGCTTAACCCCCACCATCCACTGGTACAAGAGCTGAAAAATAGAGTGGCT ACTGACCAGGAGGACCAGACAACAAAAGAGCTAGCCCAGGTCCTGTATGACACGGCCGTGCTGCGCTCTGGCTTCATGCTGCAGGACTCTGCTGACTTCGCCAACAGAATCGAGCGCATGCTCAGACTCAGTATGAACGTCGACCTCAATGCAAAG GCTGAGGGATGggaggaagatgaagaagaggaagaggagggtGATGAGGAGGAAGGAGAGGATGTAGAtgctgaggaggaggaggatgcaGAGGAGGGAGATGCTGAAGAGGCTACTGAGGAAGAGACTGGGGGAGATGAGGATGTTATTGAG GGAGAAGAAGCTGCTACAGAAGAAGTAAAGGATGAGCTCTGA